A window of Zingiber officinale cultivar Zhangliang chromosome 5A, Zo_v1.1, whole genome shotgun sequence contains these coding sequences:
- the LOC121982107 gene encoding probable galacturonosyltransferase-like 4 codes for MTTTSIRRGVIIVLSSLLLLLLLPSASSSFRVDVIRRPTPTPSSATPAFREAPAFRNGDDCPASLRVDVAMTLDANYLRGTMAAVLSMLQHTSCPESVTFHFLAARPELDVLAAIRAAFPYLDFRVYRFDSARVRGRISRSIRHALDQPLNYARIYLAHILPADVRRVIYLDSDVIVVDDIRRLWQVDLEGRVVAAPEYCHANFTKYFTDNFWADRELAGTFRGRRPCYFNTGVMVMEVELWRTGGYTEMVEQWMGVQKQRRIYQLGSLPPFLLVLAGKIKAVDHRWNQHGLGGDNLEGKCRSLHPGPISLLHWSGKGKPWLRLDSRKPCAVDYLWAPYDLYRSSSPALEG; via the coding sequence ATGACGACCACCTCCATCCGCCGCGGCGTAATTATTGTactctcctccctcctcctcctcctcctcctcccttccgcctcctcctccttccgCGTCGACGTCATCCGCCGCCCCACTCCCACCCCCTCCTCCGCCACCCCTGCCTTCCGGGAGGCCCCCGCCTTCCGCAACGGCGACGACTGCCCCGCCTCGCTCCGCGTAGATGTCGCCATGACCCTCGATGCCAACTACCTCCGCGGCACCATGGCGGCTGTCCTCTCCATGCTCCAGCACACCTCCTGCCCGGAGAGCGTCACCTTCCACTTCCTCGCCGCCCGCCCAGAGCTCGACGTCCTCGCCGCCATACGCGCCGCCTTCCCCTACCTCGACTTCCGCGTCTACCGCTTCGACTCCGCGCGCGTGCGAGGTCGCATCTCCCGTTCCATCCGCCACGCTCTCGACCAGCCCCTCAACTACGCCCGTATCTACCTCGCCCACATCCTCCCCGCCGACGTCCGCCGAGTAATCTACCTTGACTCCGACGTCATCGTCGTCGACGACATCCGACGCCTGTGGCAGGTCGATCTCGAGGGCCGCGTCGTGGCCGCGCCAGAGTACTGCCACGCCAACTTCACCAAGTACTTCACCGACAACTTCTGGGCCGACCGAGAACTCGCCGGCACGTTCCGTGGCCGCCGCCCGTGCTACTTCAACACCGGCGTGATGGTGATGGAAGTGGAGCTGTGGCGAACAGGGGGATACACTGAGATGGTGGAGCAGTGGATGGGCGTGCAGAAACAGAGGAGGATCTACCAGTTGGGTTCGTTGCCCCCCTTTCTGCTGGTCTTGGCGGGAAAGATCAAGGCGGTGGACCACCGGTGGAACCAGCACGGCCTCGGCGGAGACAATCTGGAGGGCAAGTGCCGGAGCCTGCACCCGGGTCCCATCAGCCTTCTCCATTGGAGTGGCAAGGGGAAGCCATGGCTGAGATTGGATTCCCGGAAACCCTGCGCCGTCGACTACCTTTGGGCTCCTTACGATCTCTACCGGTCCTCGTCGCCGGCCCTGGAAGGGTAG